A part of Aspergillus flavus chromosome 5, complete sequence genomic DNA contains:
- a CDS encoding chromate transporter-domain-containing protein, producing the protein MLLPASFSRHISSLRSLNRKWQRLVARRNRNNDELSSRMLDVFLRTWDLGFTSFGGPPVHFRILHERFVQGKGEKEKWVDEQTYQELFAICQGLPGPASTKMIFCLTLLHAGFIPALLVFFIWSLPGAIGMYALSLGVQKIGDTLPLPVYALLSGLNSSTVGIIALAAVQLAEKAIRDRLTRILVIFGACAGLCHNSLWYFPLLMVLGGLASIIWDGWMSQRIRKIKLAWRRKHTVHPTTETELATMESAPMEEGGRNPGSNQIDNTPESQRNPVRSRNVGPRSESVRPSSADTPFHQDAEEHPLPTHRIRIRVGILITVCFFASFIGLLVGRSVSEQPPLALDLFTNMYLAGTIIFGGGPVVIPLLRSYVVAPGWVSSRDFLLGLAIIQAFPGPNFNFAVYLGALALQNSQFPTIFGAFLGGLGIFFPGIALAVAVQSFWRTLRQRKWVVDFLRGVNATAVGLVFTAVYRLWEIGYLTPEATNGQSLAKEPWWVVIAVLTYAESAWFNVPSAAAIIVGAVLGLCWYGVVGY; encoded by the exons ATGCTTCTCCCAGCCTCGTTTTCGCGACATATCTCTTCTCTTAGGTCGCTGAATCGGAAGTGGCAAAGACTCGTAGCGAGAAGGAACAGAAACAATGACGAACTTTCGAGTCGTATGCTTGATGTGTTTCTACGAACTTGGGACTTAGGATTCACCAGTTTTGGTGGACCTCCCGTGCACTTTCGTATCCTACATGAGAGATTCGtgcaaggaaaaggagagaaggaaaaatgggTCGATGAGCAGACT TATCAGGAGCTCTTTGCGATATGCCAGGGTCTTCCTGGCCCAGCAAGCACAAAGATGATTTTCTGCCTGACCCTGTTACATGCTGGGTTTATTCCAGCACTGTTAGTTTTCTTCATTTGGAG TCTACCGGGAGCGATTGGCATGTATGCTCTCTCCCTTGGTGTCCAGAAAATTGGCGACACTCTTCCTTTACCGGTGTATGCGCTTCTCTCTGGATTAAATTCCTCAACTGTTGGCATCATTGCACTTGCAGCTGTGCAGTTAGCCGAGAAAGCTATTCGCGATAGGCTAACTCGCATCTTGGTAATATTCGGTGCATGTGCTGGACTATGTCATAACTCTCTTTGGTATTTCCCACTGTTAATGGTTCTTGGAGGTCTGGCAAGCATTATCtgggatggatggatgagCCAACGAATCCGGAAGATAAAGCTTGCATGGAGGAGAAAACACACGGTCCATCCCACCACTGAAACGGAGCTAGCAACTATGGAGAGTGCTCCGATGGAAGAGGGTGGACGAAACCCCGGATCTAATCAAATTGACAATACACCTGAATCGCAAAGAAATCCAGTCCGATCACGAAACGTTGGTCCTAGGAGTGAATCGGTTCGCCCGAGCTCGGCAGATACTCCATTTCATCAAGATGCAGAAGAGCATCCCTTGCCGACCCATAGGATCCGTATTCGAGTGGGAATTCTCATTAcagtttgtttctttg CATCCTTCATTGGCCTTCTTGTTGGTAGGAGCGTCTCCGAGCAACCGCCATTGGCACTTGACCTTTTCACCAACATGTATCTGGCTGGTACCATCATCTTCGGCGGTGGGCCAGTTGTCAtccctcttcttcgctcCTATGTTGTTGCACCTGGCTGGGTTTCTAGTCGGGACTTTCTTCTCGGACTAGCAATCATTCAAGCCTTCCCAGGTCCTAACTTCAACTTTGCTGTTTACCTTGGGGCTCTAGCCTTACAAAACTCCCAGTTTCCAACAATCTTCGGTGCCTTTTTGGGAGGACTTGGAATCTTCTTTCCTGGGATTGCATTGGCAGTTGCCGTACAGAGCTTTTGGAGAACTCTCCGGCAGCGAAAATGGGTTGTCGATTTTCTTAGAGGTGTAAACGCAACTGCGGTCGGATTGGTATTTACTGCTGTTTATAGGCTCTGGGAGATTGGGTATCTTACTCCTGAGGCTACTAATGGGCAGAGTCTGGCAAAGGAGCCATGGTGGGTGGTGATTGCTGTTTTGACTTACGCAGAAAGTGCATGGTTCAATGTGCCATCTGCTGCTGCGATCATAGTTGGTGCTGTACTGGGGCTTTGCTGGTATGGGGTGGTGGGCTATTAG
- a CDS encoding Alpha/Beta hydrolase protein — protein sequence MRGAWEYISTRGTLHSAINSPCFPPTFAYIQRFLSVIQSSSPDQSSMMRYLLTVSLALVATVGGNPSEPIVDLGYSSYRGYYNTTTGLNIWKGIRYAAPPINELRWQPPVAPPRNSSHILPAVDQPPVCPQSGAAGTPTVYGFNSGPGDEDCLYLNVYAPPRASDLPVFVWIHGGGYGLFGAVYDPSPLMNTNGNGFITVEIQYRLGAFGFLSSAEVRERGTNNAGLLDQRFALQWVQQHITKFGGNPRRVTIGGESAGAGASMLHALAYGGEESNLFQNIIAASPYSVPIYPYDDPVPTGYYEEFVEKAGCGPSSIAKVRYNSSFDCLVAAPSETLQNASGLVSESGLFGTFAFLPVIDNDLIRERPSAQLLSGKVTGQRILVGNNANDGVPLSNPNVVTRTAFDSYLSATFPNFTETDLAWLNLVYDTADSQPTDDSPRFDTLGTSGPTAKNESEVATGLQQTVFNIFAESTFDCPAQWLAEAFGGPLRQAWKYQYSVTPAYHGADMNAYFPAKASWPSKEFNHAFQKIWGSFIINDSPIIPLQDATANQSHAIVPETPHGTLDWPQFHPSAPWHMDLNTTGGTVSPVVVTPNYTYYIRQGDDIINHFRLANAYTWEGGRGLRCLFWRAVADRIPL from the exons ATGCGTGGCGCCTGGGAGTATATCAGCACTAGAGGCACACTGCATTCAGCTATAAATTCTCCTTGCTTCCCACCGACTTTTGCTTATATTCAACGATTTCTCTCTGTCATTCAATCATCTTCTCCTGACCAATCGTCGATGATGAGATACTTACTAACGGTCAGCCTGGCTCTGGTTGCTACCGTGGGAGGAAACCCCTCTGAGCCCATCGTTGACTTGGGATATTCATCTTATCGAGGATACTATAACACAACGACGGGGCTTAATATCTGGAAAGG AATTCGCTATGCGGCCCCTCCAATCAACGAATTGCGATGGCAACCCCCTGTTGCTCCTCCTCGGAATTCCAGCCATATTCTTCCAGCTGTTGACCAGCCGCCTGTCTGCCCGCAATCCGGTGCCGCTGGGACACCGACAGTCTATGGCTTCAACTCGGGTCCAGGTGACGAGGACTGTTTGTATCTGAACGTCTATGCACCACCCAGAGCATCGGATTTGCCGGTCTTCGTCTGGATTC ATGGAGGTGGATACGGCCTCTTTGGAGCTGTCTATGACCCTAGTCCATTGATGAATACCAACGGCAACGGCTTTATCACGGTAGAAATCCAGTACCGTCTCGGAGCATTTGGCTTTCTGTCATCCGCAGAGGTTCGTGAAAGAGGGACTAATAATGCTGGTCTTTTGGACCAGCGGTTCGCACTGCAATGGGTTCAGCAACATATCACTAAATTTGGCGGCAACCCCAGGCGCGTCACTATCGGTGGCGAGTCAGCTGGTGCTGGAGCATCCATGCTGCACGCACTGGCttatggaggagaagagtcGAATCTATTCCAGAAT ATCATTGCAGCTAGTCCGTACTCGGTACCGATATACCCATATGATGACCCTGTACCCACCGGCTACTACGAAGAATTCGTCGAAAAGGCAGGCTGTGGCCCATCTTCGATCGCAAAAGTCCGGTACAACAGCAGCTTTGATTGCTTAGTAGCAGCACCGAGCGAGACGCTCCAAAACGCCAGCGGTCTGGTTTCCGAATCAGGCTTATTCGGCACGTTTGCATTTCTGCCTGTCATCGACAATGATCTGATTCGCGAGCGACCGTCGGCGCAGTTACTCTCAGGCAAAGTCACTGGTCAGCGAATCCTTGTCGGA AACAATGCTAATGACGGCGTCCCCTTGAGTAATCCGAATGTGGTGACACGCACCGCATTCGACAGCTACCTTTCGGCGACATTCCCAAACTTCACCGAGACCGATCTAGCCTGGCTAAATCTGGTCTATGACACGGCCGATTCTCAGCCGACCGACGACAGCCCCCGGTTCGACACCCTGGGCACTTCAGGTCCAACTGCAAAGAACGAGTCTGAGGTGGCGACGGGACTACAGCAGACCGTGTTTAACATCTTTGCCGAGTCCACATTTGACTGTCCTGCACAGTGGCTCGCCGAGGCGTTTGGGGGACCTCTCCGCCAGGCCTGGAAGTACCAATACTCAGTCACACCAGCCTACCACGGCGCGGACATGAACGCCTATTTTCCCGCCAAAGCGTCCTGGCCCAGCAAAGAGTTCAACCACGCATTCCAGAAGATCTGGGGcagttttattattaacgATTCGCCAATTATTCCGCTCCAAGATGCCACTGCTAACCAGAGCCACGCCATTGTCCCTGAAACCCCACACGGTACCCTTGACTGGCCACAGTTCCACCCATCGGCCCCTTGGCACATGGATTTAAATACCACCGGCGGCACCGTCTCCCCGGTTGTCGTCACGCCAAACTACACCTATTATATCCGGCAGGGCGACGATATTATTAATCACTTCCGTCTAGCAAACGCCTATACCTGGGAAGGAGGACGAGGTCTAAGATGTCTATTTTGGCGCGCCGTTGCAGACCGGATTCCGCTGTAA